A genomic region of Xanthomonas campestris pv. phormiicola contains the following coding sequences:
- a CDS encoding NAD-dependent succinate-semialdehyde dehydrogenase, producing MAYATRNPYTGELLASFPEATDAQVLAAIGAADAAFQQWKQASFAERAKVMHAAAQLLRADVRGYAQLLTLEMGKLIGEAEAEVTLSADIFEYYAVNAERLLAPESLPVADPAEGEAMLVHEPLGVLLAIEPWNFPYYQIARIIAPQLSAGNTVLLKHASNVPQCAAKFEALMAAAGLPAGAFANLYATRSQVETILHDPRVHGVALTGSEGAGAIVAAQAARALKKSTMELGGADAFVVLADAELDKTVKWAVFGRHWNGGQVCVSSKRMIIVREVYDEFLRRYTDGVAALKAGDPMDAATTLAPLSSQGAADEIKLQIAAAVDHGATATEVGPRVPTHGAFVQPTILTNVTRDNPAYYQEFFGPVSMLFEAADEDAAVRIANDSPFGLGGSVFTADTARGVDVARRISTGMVFVNHPTMVKADLPFGGVRRSGYGRELIGLGIKEFVNHKLIDVVDIDAPF from the coding sequence ATGGCTTATGCGACCCGCAATCCCTACACCGGCGAACTGCTCGCCAGTTTCCCCGAGGCCACCGATGCGCAGGTGCTCGCCGCGATCGGCGCCGCCGATGCCGCCTTCCAGCAGTGGAAGCAGGCGTCCTTCGCCGAGCGCGCCAAGGTCATGCACGCGGCGGCGCAACTGCTGCGTGCCGACGTGCGCGGCTACGCGCAACTGCTGACCCTGGAAATGGGCAAGCTGATCGGCGAGGCCGAAGCCGAGGTGACCTTGTCGGCCGACATCTTCGAGTACTACGCGGTCAACGCCGAGCGCCTGCTGGCGCCGGAGTCGCTGCCGGTGGCCGATCCGGCCGAGGGCGAGGCGATGCTGGTGCACGAGCCGCTGGGCGTGCTGCTGGCGATCGAGCCGTGGAATTTCCCGTACTACCAGATCGCGCGGATCATCGCCCCGCAACTGTCGGCCGGCAACACGGTGTTGCTCAAGCACGCCTCCAACGTGCCGCAGTGCGCGGCGAAGTTCGAAGCGCTGATGGCCGCGGCGGGCCTGCCGGCCGGCGCGTTCGCCAACCTCTACGCCACGCGTTCGCAGGTGGAGACCATCCTCCACGATCCGCGCGTGCACGGCGTGGCGCTGACCGGCTCGGAGGGCGCCGGCGCCATCGTCGCCGCGCAGGCGGCAAGGGCGCTGAAGAAATCGACCATGGAACTGGGCGGCGCCGACGCCTTCGTGGTGCTGGCCGATGCCGAGCTGGACAAGACGGTGAAATGGGCGGTGTTCGGCCGTCACTGGAACGGCGGCCAGGTCTGCGTGTCGTCCAAGCGCATGATCATCGTGCGGGAGGTGTACGACGAATTCCTGCGCCGCTACACCGACGGCGTGGCCGCACTCAAGGCCGGCGATCCGATGGACGCGGCGACCACGCTGGCGCCCTTGTCCTCGCAGGGCGCGGCCGACGAAATCAAGCTGCAGATCGCCGCGGCGGTCGACCATGGCGCCACCGCCACCGAGGTCGGCCCCAGGGTGCCGACGCACGGCGCGTTCGTGCAACCGACCATCCTGACCAACGTGACCAGGGACAACCCGGCCTACTACCAGGAGTTCTTCGGCCCGGTGTCGATGCTGTTCGAGGCCGCCGATGAGGACGCGGCGGTGCGCATCGCCAACGACTCGCCGTTCGGCCTGGGCGGCTCGGTGTTCACCGCCGACACCGCGCGCGGCGTCGACGTGGCCAGGCGCATCTCCACCGGCATGGTGTTCGTCAACCATCCGACCATGGTCAAGGCCGACCTGCCGTTCGGCGGCGTGCGCCGCTCCGGCTATGGCCGCGAGCTGATCGGGCTGGGCATCAAGGAGTTCGTCAACCACAAGCTGATCGACGTGGTGGATATCGACGCGCCGTTCTAA
- a CDS encoding NAD(P)(+) transhydrogenase (Re/Si-specific) subunit beta: MLQLLVEVSGFAAALLFVLGLKHMSSPVTALRGIVLAGIGMLVAVAAAFGYLADLQPGAQPHALTNLALALLALALGGAWAWRSGRSVAVTAMPQMVALYNGMGGGAAAAVAAVALASRQPQHGGLHLAVTVLGALIGAISLSGSVIAWAKLDGRINTAWRFKGQSVFNASVFLCALVLGGLVVAQIGGGWAALAFFAAALGFGILMTLPIGGADMPVVISLYNAFTGLAVGLEGFALQNPALMIAGMVVGSAGTLLTMLMARSMNRSLANVLFSNFGDGAAVAQGDVQGRMTAVEAGDAAVAMRYASSVIIVPGYGLAVAQAQARLYELVKLLQAADVDVKFAIHPVAGRMPGHMNVLLAEAGVPYDLIFDMEDINDSFASTDVALVIGANDVVNPAARTDKASPIYGMPILNADQAHQVYVIKRGQGKGYAGVENLLFYGDNCDMVYGDAAAVLNRMVQAVKELAG; this comes from the coding sequence ATGCTGCAGCTACTGGTGGAAGTCAGCGGGTTCGCCGCCGCTTTGTTGTTCGTTCTCGGCCTCAAGCACATGTCCTCGCCGGTGACCGCGCTGCGCGGCATCGTGCTGGCCGGCATCGGCATGCTGGTCGCGGTCGCCGCCGCGTTCGGCTATCTGGCCGACCTGCAGCCCGGCGCGCAGCCGCATGCGCTGACCAATCTCGCCCTGGCGCTGCTGGCGCTGGCGCTCGGCGGCGCCTGGGCCTGGCGCAGCGGACGCAGCGTGGCGGTGACCGCGATGCCGCAGATGGTGGCCCTGTACAACGGCATGGGCGGCGGCGCCGCGGCCGCGGTGGCCGCGGTCGCGCTGGCCTCGCGGCAGCCGCAGCACGGCGGCCTGCACCTGGCGGTGACCGTGCTCGGCGCGTTGATCGGGGCGATCTCGCTGTCCGGCTCGGTGATCGCCTGGGCCAAGCTCGATGGGCGCATCAATACGGCGTGGCGGTTCAAAGGACAGAGCGTGTTCAACGCCAGCGTGTTCCTCTGCGCGCTGGTACTCGGCGGCCTGGTGGTCGCGCAGATCGGCGGCGGCTGGGCGGCACTGGCGTTCTTCGCCGCCGCGCTCGGTTTCGGCATCCTGATGACGTTGCCGATCGGCGGCGCCGACATGCCGGTGGTGATCTCGCTGTACAACGCCTTCACCGGCCTGGCGGTGGGCCTGGAAGGCTTCGCGCTGCAGAACCCGGCGCTGATGATCGCCGGCATGGTGGTCGGCTCGGCCGGCACGCTGCTGACCATGCTGATGGCCAGGTCGATGAACCGCTCGCTGGCCAACGTGTTGTTCAGCAATTTCGGCGACGGCGCGGCGGTGGCGCAGGGCGATGTGCAGGGCCGCATGACCGCCGTCGAGGCCGGCGATGCGGCGGTGGCGATGCGCTATGCCTCCAGCGTGATCATCGTGCCCGGCTACGGTCTGGCGGTGGCGCAGGCGCAGGCGCGGCTGTACGAACTGGTCAAGCTGCTGCAGGCCGCCGACGTGGACGTGAAGTTCGCGATCCATCCGGTCGCCGGGCGCATGCCCGGGCACATGAACGTGCTGCTCGCCGAGGCCGGCGTGCCCTACGACCTGATCTTCGACATGGAAGACATCAACGACAGCTTCGCCAGCACCGACGTGGCGCTGGTGATCGGCGCCAACGACGTGGTCAACCCGGCCGCGCGCACCGACAAGGCCTCGCCGATCTACGGCATGCCGATCCTCAACGCCGACCAGGCGCACCAGGTCTACGTGATCAAGCGCGGCCAGGGCAAGGGCTACGCCGGCGTGGAGAACCTGCTGTTCTACGGCGACAACTGCGACATGGTCTACGGCGACGCCGCCGCGGTGCTCAACCGCATGGTGCAGGCGGTGAAGGAACTGGCCGGCTGA
- a CDS encoding NAD(P) transhydrogenase subunit alpha, with product MNPDLSMSWMIALYVFMLAAFTGYEVIGKVPSILHTPLMSGSNFIHGIVVVGAMHALFNADTVAGQAIGFVGVLLGAGNAAGGYVVTDRMLAMFKPSAKSASAAPKE from the coding sequence ATGAATCCCGATCTGTCGATGAGCTGGATGATCGCGTTGTACGTGTTCATGCTCGCGGCGTTCACCGGCTACGAAGTGATCGGCAAGGTGCCGTCGATCCTGCACACGCCGTTGATGTCCGGTTCCAACTTCATCCACGGCATCGTCGTGGTCGGCGCGATGCACGCGCTGTTCAACGCCGACACCGTCGCCGGCCAGGCGATCGGCTTCGTCGGCGTGCTGCTCGGCGCCGGCAACGCCGCCGGCGGCTACGTGGTCACCGACCGCATGCTGGCGATGTTCAAGCCCAGCGCCAAATCCGCCTCCGCCGCCCCCAAGGAATAG